The following are encoded in a window of Catellicoccus marimammalium M35/04/3 genomic DNA:
- a CDS encoding HD domain-containing protein encodes MNKIIEFAKEQLVNVTDQHDFFHAQRVAQMAIEIYRREVKVVHQHDEDMLLAMGYLHDTLAHHQEDEAYIETVQSLLAEESFTPGESSEIIRVMKHFAKFRNSLHKEAPLSFLGRCINDADLLDDLGAIGIARIFSYGAKHDQPLYDPENRNNSVQYFYNKLLQLDQYMSTLTGTKVARQRIEFMRTYLVQFWADWEVDLPDSLK; translated from the coding sequence ATGAACAAAATCATTGAATTTGCTAAAGAACAGTTAGTGAATGTCACCGATCAACACGATTTCTTTCATGCACAACGTGTCGCGCAAATGGCGATTGAAATTTATCGTCGTGAAGTCAAAGTCGTGCACCAACATGATGAAGATATGTTATTAGCGATGGGCTATCTACATGATACACTTGCCCATCACCAAGAAGACGAAGCTTATATTGAAACCGTACAGTCTTTATTAGCAGAAGAAAGCTTTACCCCAGGAGAAAGTTCTGAAATTATTCGCGTAATGAAACATTTTGCGAAATTCCGCAACTCATTACATAAAGAAGCTCCTCTTTCTTTCCTTGGCCGTTGTATTAATGATGCTGATTTATTGGATGATCTAGGTGCGATTGGTATTGCCCGTATCTTTTCTTATGGTGCTAAACATGACCAGCCTCTATATGATCCAGAAAATCGCAATAACAGCGTCCAATATTTTTACAATAAATTATTACAATTAGACCAGTATATGAGCACCCTAACTGGCACAAAGGTTGCCCGCCAACGCATTGAGTTTATGCGTACCTATTTAGTACAATTTTGGGCAGATTGGGAAGTAGACTTACCCGATTCATTAAAATAA
- the radA gene encoding DNA repair protein RadA, which produces MAKKAKTRFVCQECGYTTFKYIGCCPNCGQWNTIVEEREETVPVKEDRHNRVSLQGERSKPQKLTSIQHSKVDRIQTELSELNRVLGGGVVPGSLVLIGGDPGIGKSTLLLQISQQLTLAEQKVLYVTGEESGEQVKLRAERLSQKGNDFYIYPETNMTEIRHAIEDLQPDIVIVDSIQTMVEEDITSAAGSVSQVRETTADLMKIAKTNGIAIFIVGHVTKEGALAGPRMLEHMVDTVLYFEGDRYQSFRILRAVKNRFGSTNEIGIFEMRQQGLVEVKNPSEVFLEERLEGASGSAIVVAMEGTRPILVEIQALLSPTLYGNARRTSSGLDYNRISLILAVLEKRSGLSLQNQDAYLKATGGVKLDEPAIDLAIAMAIVSSYKEQETQSKDCFVGEIGLTGEIRSVTRVEQRIQEAKKLGFQRIFIPKNNLQDWKPIAGIEVIGVATIKEAIRYVFQ; this is translated from the coding sequence ATGGCAAAAAAAGCAAAAACTCGGTTTGTTTGTCAAGAATGTGGGTATACAACCTTTAAATATATCGGCTGTTGCCCAAACTGTGGTCAATGGAATACCATCGTAGAAGAACGAGAAGAGACGGTCCCTGTCAAAGAGGATCGGCATAATCGTGTTTCTCTACAAGGAGAAAGAAGCAAGCCGCAAAAATTAACATCGATTCAACATAGCAAAGTGGATCGTATCCAGACAGAATTAAGTGAACTCAATCGCGTATTGGGAGGAGGCGTCGTTCCAGGCTCTTTAGTTTTAATTGGTGGGGATCCAGGAATCGGAAAATCAACCCTTCTGTTACAAATTTCACAACAACTCACCTTGGCAGAACAAAAAGTGTTATATGTAACAGGGGAAGAAAGTGGCGAGCAAGTAAAATTACGTGCTGAACGTCTATCTCAAAAGGGAAATGACTTTTATATCTATCCTGAAACCAACATGACAGAAATTCGTCATGCGATTGAAGATTTACAACCAGACATCGTAATTGTGGATTCTATTCAAACGATGGTGGAAGAAGACATCACAAGTGCTGCAGGAAGTGTCAGTCAAGTACGTGAAACCACCGCAGACTTGATGAAGATTGCTAAAACAAATGGCATTGCGATTTTTATTGTTGGACACGTCACAAAAGAAGGAGCTCTTGCTGGGCCAAGAATGTTAGAACACATGGTCGACACGGTACTTTATTTTGAAGGGGACCGTTATCAATCGTTCCGTATTTTACGAGCGGTGAAAAATCGTTTTGGTTCAACCAATGAGATTGGTATTTTTGAAATGCGCCAACAAGGATTGGTCGAAGTCAAAAATCCATCTGAAGTCTTTTTAGAAGAACGATTAGAAGGAGCGAGTGGTTCAGCGATTGTCGTAGCGATGGAAGGAACACGTCCAATTTTAGTAGAGATTCAAGCCTTATTAAGTCCGACACTCTATGGAAATGCGCGTCGTACTTCTTCTGGTTTGGATTATAATCGCATTAGTTTGATTTTAGCTGTTTTAGAAAAACGAAGTGGACTTTCCTTACAAAACCAAGATGCCTATTTAAAAGCAACGGGAGGCGTGAAGCTGGATGAGCCAGCGATTGACTTAGCAATCGCGATGGCGATTGTTTCTAGCTATAAAGAACAGGAAACGCAATCCAAAGACTGCTTTGTCGGTGAAATTGGCTTAACAGGAGAAATCCGTAGTGTAACTCGTGTGGAACAACGAATTCAGGAAGCGAAAAAATTAGGCTTCCAACGTATTTTTATTCCCAAAAACAACTTACAAGATTGGAAACCAATTGCTGGAATTGAAGTAATTGGAGTAGCGACAATAAAGGAGGCGATACGCTATGTCTTCCAATAA
- a CDS encoding PIN/TRAM domain-containing protein, with the protein MSSNKKKEEEALKKERHKRWFLRFFIVMIGISCGIAFLPWLWKLLHLDFPLLQSTLSNALIGGAIFLLLAFFFEKKLIAWIRNLELDMKKRSLTSLLGSAIGGILGLLVGSLLSLPFYRLQIPFVNNVIPACIMLLCGYLGYYTIKTKGDELNHLFRRQEKEKSTSTKGEVLERKEGDNFRKYKILDTSVIIDGRIYDIAKTGFIEGTILIPKFVLYELQYIADSADSLKRVRGRRGLDILNQLQKEEGIQVEMYEGDFEDIDEVDTKLIKLAKLLDGIVVTNDFNLNKVCEFQNVKVLNINALANAVKPVVIPGEQMTVTIVKEGTERAQGVAYLDDGTMIVVEEGKNHMNETIPVVVTTALQTAAGRMIFAKPLHTRKNLKENVKEKE; encoded by the coding sequence ATGTCTTCCAATAAGAAAAAAGAAGAAGAAGCTTTGAAAAAAGAGCGCCATAAACGCTGGTTTTTACGCTTCTTTATCGTAATGATTGGAATTTCTTGTGGAATCGCGTTTCTACCGTGGCTGTGGAAACTATTACATCTTGATTTCCCATTATTACAATCAACGTTAAGTAATGCCTTAATTGGTGGAGCAATTTTCTTACTCCTTGCCTTTTTCTTTGAAAAGAAATTGATTGCTTGGATTAGAAACTTAGAACTGGATATGAAAAAACGCAGCCTGACAAGCTTGTTAGGAAGTGCGATTGGTGGAATTTTAGGATTGTTAGTCGGTTCACTGTTGAGTTTACCGTTCTATCGTTTACAGATTCCTTTTGTCAATAACGTCATTCCAGCGTGTATTATGTTACTTTGCGGATACCTTGGGTATTACACAATTAAAACCAAAGGAGATGAACTGAATCATCTCTTCCGTCGTCAAGAAAAAGAGAAATCTACTTCTACAAAAGGAGAGGTGCTAGAACGCAAAGAAGGCGATAACTTTAGAAAATATAAGATTTTGGATACAAGTGTAATTATTGATGGTCGTATTTACGACATTGCAAAAACTGGATTTATTGAAGGAACAATTTTAATTCCCAAATTTGTCTTATATGAACTACAGTACATCGCTGACTCTGCTGATAGCCTAAAACGTGTCCGTGGACGTCGTGGTTTGGATATTTTAAACCAACTACAAAAAGAAGAAGGCATCCAAGTGGAGATGTATGAAGGAGATTTTGAAGATATTGATGAAGTGGATACAAAATTAATCAAGTTGGCAAAACTATTAGATGGAATAGTGGTCACAAACGACTTTAACTTAAATAAAGTTTGTGAATTCCAAAACGTAAAAGTGTTAAATATCAATGCGTTAGCCAATGCCGTTAAACCGGTAGTAATTCCAGGAGAACAAATGACGGTAACGATTGTCAAAGAAGGTACAGAACGTGCTCAAGGGGTAGCGTACTTAGATGATGGTACGATGATTGTCGTAGAAGAAGGAAAGAACCACATGAATGAAACGATTCCTGTGGTTGTGACTACCGCTTTACAAACCGCAGCGGGTCGTATGATCTTTGCTAAACCTTTACATACAAGAAAAAATCTCAAAGAAAATGTGAAAGAAAAAGAATAA